The stretch of DNA TCCTATTCTAAGCAAAATATATCAGATAGGAATCCAATATTATCAGCGACTCTCCCAGGCAATGAGCGCATTCAAATTGTCATTCCACCCGCTGTCGAAAAAGACACAATTAGTATGACAATTCGTAAACCATCGTCGCAGAGTTTTTCTCTCGAAGAGCTTGCCAATAAAGGTCTCTTCTCATTATGTGAGCAGGTCTCTTTCACACCATTGAATGATTATCATGCGCGTTTTAACGAACTCAAAATCATCGAGCATAATCTAGCCAATGCCTACTGCAATAAAGACTTTGTTTCCTTTTTAAATCAGGCTGTAAAATGCCAAAAAAATATTCTGATTGCAGGAAAAACTGGTTCGGGTAAAACAACATTATCAAAGGCATTAATTGCAAAAATTCCTCAAGACGAGCGTATTATCACCATTGAAGACACACAGGAATTGGTGATACCGCACCCTAACCATGTCTCGATGATCTATTCAAAAGATGGACAAGGCTTAGCTTCTGTTGGTCCCAAAGAATTACTTGAATCATCTTTACGGATGCGTCCTGATCGTATTCTTTTGCAAGAGCTTCGAGATGGTACAGCCTTTTATTATATCCGCAATGTCAATTCAGGCCACCCAGGTTCCATTACGACCGTTCATGCATCAACAGCCCTTGCAGCCTTTGAACAAATGACCCTTTTGGTCAAAGAAAGTGAAGGAGGGGGGGATTTAGAGCGTGATGATATTCGAGGTTTATTGATTTCAATGATTGATATTATCATCCAATGCAAACGGGTTGAAGGAAAATTTAAGGTCACAGAAATTTATTATGATCCCTTCAAGCAACGTAACATTTTTGGCGGTGACTAAGACAAGATCATATCGGTTGAAGGCTCTTTTAAAGCAATGATTGTCCATAAAAGGAAAAATACATGAAAACCAAAACAACAGAAAACAGAGAAAACCTTTTATCAATGTCAGCAGAAGAATTAAAACAACGCCGCCAAACCGTTGATGCCGCCATCAACACCCATGCGATAGAGGGAATAAAGCTTCATTCCACAACGCTCAAAATTTTAGAAAAATATGCAAAAGGGAATATTTCACTCGAGGAATTTAACACTCTTATGGACAACGCTAGATTATAAGGAGATGACAATGCCAAAAGCCAAAGAAAAAACCAAAAATATAGAGACATCTTCTCCTCATCATTATGTCTATCCGAACACCACAACACTCAAAAATAAATATGGAATAACAAACTTTGACGCTTTTACTGCAAAATATACGCATGATACAGCAAAAGCCATAGTTAACCTGCGTGAAGCCCCCCTACCAGAAAAATTTGATAGCTCCTATCTATGCTCTATTCACCATCAATTGTTTAAAAATACCTTTGAATGGGCAGGACAGCCCCGCAATGTTCCCTTTACATTTTTAGACGAAAGCGTTACCGCCATGCCAGAGATGAAAAGGGCGGAATGGAACAATGTTTTTGCGAATGATGATGAGATTGAAGAAGGTTTACAAACATTAAATAAAACACTTGCAGAAAAAAACGCTTTGAGAAGCTTAACGCGCGAAGATTTTATTTCAGAAGCCGTACCACTCTTTGTCTCTCTCAAAAATATACGTCCATTCATAAATGGGAATGAACATACAATACACCTCTTTTTTGAAAAGCTTGCTCAAGCAGCAGAGCATCAGCTTGATTTTTCACTTGTTACAAAAGAACGCATGCTGGTTGCTAGTGTTGCAGCAATACAAAATGACAATCTAGAACCGATGCAACATCTGTTTGAAGATATCTCCAATCCCCAAAAAATTCATCTTTTAAAAGAATTCATGAGCAATATGAAAGAACTTGGACGCGATATTAATGATCGTTCTGTTATGGTCACAAAGGAAGGTGAAACTTACACGGGCACCTATAGGGGGGCTGGTCATGATAGCCTTGCTTTCAATGTGAATGGCGCTTACATCATCGGTGATAAAGAAGATCTCACACCAGAACAACTCAAAACATTAAAGCCTGGTGATAAATTTACCTTCACTGCCTCACAAACCCAAGAGTTAAAAAATATTCTCATTCCTAAAGAAACATTAGCGCCTTTATCAAAAACTGAAAAAGCTGAAATGATTGCAAAAGATGCCTGTGTCCACACCGCTCGAAACCAAATCCAACGATTGTCAAAAACTGTTTATGACAACGCAAAAACATTAGACAAAAAGATGGTTGCGATTATTAAAAATCCAGCCTTAGGTCAGCAACTTGCAGAGCAGATTGAGAGGTCACCCGACTCTGTTGCTCATCTTGCCGGTTTCAGTTTATGTGGACTCCAAAATCAGGCACGTGCAAACGCTAAAAATCATCTTGAGATGCTCTGTAGTGCTGTTGCAAATTTCGCGCATGCTGTCAAACATGCGGAGAAAGAAATTACGCAAGAACATGCAACAGAACAGAAACGCCGTGCAACCACAGTAGAAATGCCCAGTAAAAGCTTGCAAGATCTCTTCACCTTGCCAAAAGAATTACAGCAAGAATCTTTAGCAAAAAATCTTGGACTTCAAAAAGAGCTGAGCAATCTTGTAAAAAACATCAATAGCCGCCTCTCAGCAACTGAACATAAAGCTGTCAAAAATAATGATTACGAAACATTGGCTCAAAGTATTGGTGTCTCAGAAAATAAAGCCAAGCAAATTACACAAACCGTTAAGCAAGCCAAAGAAGTACACCAGCAAGCCTGCACGCGCACAGTTAACCATTCAAATGTACTCGCTATAGCCAGCTAAGAACAGATAAAACCTTCCTTTGAAGAGAAGCGCGCATAAACAAAAACGAGTTATTCTTATCTACGCCTTTGCAAAAGAAGTATTACACATCTGAAAAAAAGAGCATTTCACAGCAAATTCTAAAGAGAATTGAAAGCAAAATACAATGAAATATACCAAGACACAAATGGTCCTTATTTTAATCCCTATTGCTTTAGGTACTTTAACGATATTCCTTGTCCCTCATTTTTTGTTGTTGATAACAAATGGACTAAAGAGTAATCAAATTTATTGGACTCTTCGTTCAGAGCCTTTATTAATCTTAGTACTAACAGCTGCTATTTCATTGTTATACAGTCTCTCTCAAAAACTACACCTACGTAAAACAATTACTTTTGTCTCCGTTGTCTTTTTTGGAACCATTGCTCTTTACTATGTTGGGAGTGAAATAAAACGCTTAAGTCCCTATGTTGGTCAACAAGGAATAACGTGGAGTTATGCGCTTCAATTTATGGATCCTATGGTTGTCTTTGGCATCATCATTGGTACTTTTTTTTCTCTCATTCAATTCATTACAACCTCTCCACCTAAAAATAAGGTCAAGCGTGCCAAAAAAGAGGTTTTTGGGGGAGCGGCATGGATGGATTTAAGAGAAGCAGCAAAAATCTTTCCTGCCGATGGGCAAATTGTTGTGGGGGAAAGATACCGTGTTGATCAAGATAATGTATGCAAAATTCCATTTGCACCTGGCAATAAAACAACATGGGGGAAAGGTGGAGCAGTACCTTTGCTAACCTTTAATCTTGATTTTGGTTCAACCCATATGATCTTTTTTGCTGGTTCTGGTGGTTATAAAACCACAAGTACAGTAATTCCTACGTGTTTAACCTATCCAGGGTCTATTATTTGTCTTGATCCTTCAACAGAAGTTGCCCCAATCGTCAAATTTGCTCGTCAAAAGATGGGCAATAGAAATGTTATTATTCTTGATCCTAATTCACTTTTAACAAAAAGTTTTAATGTCATCGATTGGCTTTTAGACGACAGTGTACCCCGCACACAACGTGAAGCAAATATTGTTAGCTTTTCCAAATTGCTTCTCACGGATAAAAAATCAGACAATTCTTCGGCGGAATATTTCTCGACACAAGCCCATAATCTTTTAACGGCTCTTCTTGCTCATGTGATATTTTCTGATGAATATGAAGACCATGAGCGCAACTTAAAAACATTGCGTGGAATTCTCTCTCAATCAGAAACAGCTATTATCAATCAATTACGCATGATTCAAGAAACAACCCCTTCTCCTTTTATTCGTGAAATGGTGGGTATTTTTACAGAAATGGCAGAACAAACTTTTTCAGGAGTCTATACAACTGCCTCAAAAGACACCCAATGGCTTTCTTTGTCTAATTACGCAGATCTTGTCTGCGGTGATGATTTTTCCTCCTCAGATATTGCCAATGGTAATATAGATGTTTTTCTCAATCTCCCCGCCAGCATTTTAAACAGCTATCCAGCGATAGGACGTGTAATTATTGGTGCCTTTCTCAATGCTATGGTTACAGCAGACGGTAACTATAAAAAGCGTGTTTTATTTGTCTTAGATGAAGTTGATCTTCTAGGCTATATGAATATTTTAGAAGAAGCTCGTGATCGTGGACGTAAATACGGCACATCCTTAATGCTCTTTTATCAATCCACGGGTCAGTTGGTCAATCACTTTGGTGAATCAGGGGCACGTTCATGGTTTGAAAGCTGCTCCTTTGTCAGTTATGCTGCCATTAAAGACCTCCAAACAGCGAAAGAGATTTCAGAACGCTGTGGTCAAATGACCGTTGAAGTCACCGGAGTAAGCAAATCAAGAGGTTTATCTTTAGGAAAGAGCTCTTACAATATCAATTACCAACAAAGAGCTCTCATTTTACCCCACGAGGTTATTCAAGAAATGCGTCAAGATGAACAAATTATTCTTATGCAAGGGCAACCTCCCTTGCGATGTGGCCGTGCCATCTATTTCAGAAGAAAAGAAATGTTAGCTGCTTCTGCAAAAAATCGTTTTGCCCCACAAAAGAAAAACTAGCTTCCCCATTATAGATATTGAATAAAACAACAAAAAGTCATACATCCCTGTTTTTTAAAAGCCTATAAAAAAACATCTACATACAAAAAAACAGGGGCAAAAAAATCCATGATTTTTCCTTTTATATTTTGTGAATCGCCTTTCCAGCACCCATGATCTTAAAAAAGTCTCTATACCCCCCATACACCAACCAATAGCGACACCAATCCCCCCTAAAAAGGAACACATTCCTAAAAAGTTTTTCATATATAACTTTTAAATACATTGATTTATAATGATAATTCATATTTTTGTGTTGAATGAGAGACTCTGTAGCATAAGATTTTCTCATTTCAAATCTGTTCCATGTTGACTCAATCATAACCCTATCATTGGCATGTCAAAAGTGGGGTCCTCAAGTAAAGTAGAACTGCACAAGAAAGACATACCTTTTCATAAACCACCTTAAAGTCCAAGGGGTGGTCCGCAATATTTTAGCGCTGGCACAAATTGGTGATGCTATCAGCTTCTTTATGAAGCGTAAAATGGGAGCGCTCAATAGATTTTATACACTTTATGAGGATACCATTATACCATTCACGAGCATCGTCGCCAAATGGGTATGTTAAAAAATACCTCTTTAAAACAATCCTAAGAAGACGCAACATAATGGCGTTCTATTTTACGCAAAAAGCACACCTCCGCTAAAGAATATAATCAACAAAAGATTTGCCTTTGAGACAAAAAACGCTCAAAATACCCACGCGATAGACAGCCTTTCCCCCAAAAAAACATCCACGATATACACCAAAATGAATAAAACATTCTTAGACAAGTTTTTCCCCTTTACGATATCATTACGTGTTCTATTTTAACAACTAAGCGCTGAAAAAACACTTTTTTCCTAGTCCAAAGAAAGTTTTCCCCTCTTATAGATCTTAAAACAGCACAATCAATTAATAAGAGCAACGAACAAAGTTAAAAAACATTTTATTGCAAACATACCCAAACAAGATGTCCACACAAACCAATAAGAAAAACATAATGGAGAAAAATTCTTGATAATTTCTTTTATCCATAGACTTCCCAATCTGAACACTATGCATGAAAAATCCCCAAGCCCTCCGATAACCAAGAGCAATCCCCTCCGCCATATTCACGCCCTTCATCAAGGTGCTCTTGCAAACAACTTTTTTAAAGGCAAAACAACGAAAATCTTAAGCAATATTTTCCTTTTTGACCTCTTCCCTCCTCCTTCAAAGGATGAAGATTTCACCCAGAGTCTCTTTATCAAAAATCTGTTTTTTCCCCTTATGGGATTCCTACCGCCGTCTTAACTACCAGTATTTTACAGCACAACAGGATCATAAACAAAAGGAAACATCAGAGAAGCTAAAATAAATGAAAAAAGGAATAGGCATGAAAATAATCGCAACAAAACATTCTGTATCTCTCCTGCTGAAAACCTTTCAAAATCCCCACAAAAGGATTGATACAACTATCCGTACACTTGAAGGAAGAGCACTTTCTCTCAAAACACTCAAAATCTCAAAAGAATACGCGAAGGGGAATTTTCACATGCAACGTTTAAAACGCGCCTCAACCGCCACCCTATCCTTTAAGGAGAGTTTATATGTTAGAGCAAAATTATCTATATAAAGGAACCACAACACTCAAAAATAAATATGGCATAAAAGACCCTAATAAACTGTATGAACGATGTAACCATGACGTTGTTAAAGAAGCCGTCAACTTTCGCCATGAACCACCTCCACAAAACTTTGATGCCGCTTATCTAAGCTTAATCCACTGGAGTCTCTTCCACAAAACTTTTGAATGGGCAGGACACACCCGCGATACATCCTTTACATTTGAAGATGGCACCACTGCCCGCATGCCAGCGATGCGTCCTAAAGGTTATGAAGCTCCTTTTGCGATCGGTCCACAGATAAAAAAAGAACTCAAACAACTTGAAAAAACACTGAATCAGAAGAACAATTTAAAAGGTTTATCGCACCAAGAATTTGCTGAAAATGCCGCTGACGTTTTTATGGCACTCGAGCACGCACACCCTTTTAGAAAAGGCAATGGGCGCGCCAATCGAATGTTTATGGAAAAACTGGGACAAGCCGCAGGACATACCGTTGACTTTTCTTTCATCACAAAAGGACGCATGACAACAGCTTGTATTGAAGCCATGCAATATGGCAATTCCCAACCGATGAAAGATCTTTTTGAAGATATCACTCATCCACAAAAATCCGTTATTTTAAAAGAATTCATCTCCCAGATGAGAGAAGCTGGACTGAATGAAATTAACAATCGTGTTGTTGTTGCTGCAAAGGAAGGAATCCCCTATGAAGGCATCTTTAGAGGCACTTCAGCGGAAGGGTTTGTTATGGAAATAGAGGGAGCTTTCGTCGTTGGGCACAAAGATGATCTCTCCCCAGAACAGATCAAAACATTACGCAATGGCGACCACCTCTGCTTTCAAAAAACCAATGTTCAAAATGTAAAAGAAACACTGATCCCAAAAGAAACATTATCCCCTCTCACCCATGAAGCGTTATTCGCAAAGATTTCAAATGACGCTTATGTAGAAGCATGCCGAAAAGAAATCGAACATTTATCAAAGACTGTTTATGGTAAAATGCAAGCCTTAAAGACAAAATTGGATATCGTAACAGCCGCTCCAAACTTAGGAAATCAGTTTGCCGATGAAATTTTAGAAAACCCTCAATCAATTTCTAAATTTGCTGGGCGTAAAATACTTGGCATGAAAAGCTCAAATCGCAAGTACGCAGAACAAACTGTTCCACAACTCTGCCAAGCCCTTAAAAATTATGGTACAATAACACAACAAGCAAAAGATACAATTCTAGAACAACACCAAAGAGAACAAAATCGCCTAAGCCATTCAGTCGAAAAACCTAAAAAAAATTTACAAAACCTTTTTTCCTTATCAGAAGAACAACAAAGGGAAGCTTTATTGCATTCTCCAGCACTACAACAAGAACTCCATACCTTTTCACGTCAACTAAAAAATCGTCTCTCTTCAGAAGAGCATAAAGCCATACACGAAAAAGATCATACAAGACTGGCGTGCCTTCTTGGTACATCAGAAAGCAAAGCAAAAGAAATTGCACACACTGTAAAGAATACCAAAGAAGCACAATGTCAAGCCCGCAGCTTAAAAGTTAGTCGTTCCTCATCACTGGCTCTTACAGGCTAAAAACGTATCAACTTTTACCTTCCAACAGAACTCTTGGTTTCAATCATCTCCTCTCCATTGCACACACGAATTGTTTTAGAATATTACAAAAAATAGTCCTAAAAATAGATCCTGTAATTTATTATAACTTATTGATAAAATTTCATAAAAAAACTTTATAAAAGACATAAATTTCCATTACACACTCACATGAATAGCGCGAAATCTTTGGAAACCATTCAGTTTGATATTCTTCTTTTATCCTAAAAGATATCAAGAAAGCGGGGAACGTACCAAAGAGGTTTTCTAAAATATTGAAAGGAAACAGCCGTGAAAAAAAGTCACCCACAACCAGACTCCCAAAATCCAGAAACCCAGAATCCAGAGGCTCTCTACGCTAAAGTTAATAAACCACGCAAAAGAGGAGGTCCGCGCATACTAAGCCCAGAAGAAATACAAGCAAATACTAGAAGACACCCCCCCAGTGACTATGATACGCCTCCTTCTCAACAACAAACAGAAAACATCTATGCTCCCCAAAATCCATCACTAGAAACTGCCTATGCTCCTCAAAGACCACTAGGGAATCCCTATGACAGACCTGGTGGGACGCCAAGTAATGGGCGGCGTGCTAGCAGGCTCGCAGATCCCTATGCCGTCGTTAATCTGGCAACGGGTGAGACAGAGTCCGAACAGCGAATAAATCCCCTCTACGACTCACCGAGCGGAAGCAATCAAGATCTGCGCCCTCCGCAACGACCAGAACATCTCTATGCAGAGCTTGATTTTAGTGAAAATGGTGGAGGCTCTACCCATAAACCAATAGAAGCTCTCTACGCAAAAGTTAATAAACCACACAGGAGAGGAGGTCCGCGCATACCAAGTCCAGAAGAAATACAAAGCAGAGATGCCAGAGAACCTAACAGAGGACAGCCGCCTAGAGGCTATGATACGCCCCCTTCTCAACAACAAGCAGAAAGCATCTATGCCCCCCAAGATCCCCTACAAGAAACTGCCTATGCCCCACAAAGACCATTAGGGAATCCCTATGACAGACTTGGTGGGACGCCAAGTAATGGGCGGCGTGCTAAAAAGCTCGCAGCCCCCTATGCCGTCGTTAATCTGGCAACGGGTGAGACAGAATCCGAACAGCGAATAAATCCCCTCTACGATTCACCAAGCGGTAGCTCTCAAGATCTACGCCCCCCTGCCTCGGAACCAGAAGAACATCTCTATGCAGAGCCTAACTTTGGTCTCAATGGACGCTCTCCCCAAAAAACTGTAGAATCTGTCTATGCAAAACTTGGCATGGGTGCTGAAGGCGGTCAAGAATCCCAACAACGGACAAATCCCATATATGAAGGTGTTGGCAGAGCAACAACACCTCCTCCCAGAAGCCCGAAAGATCAGCTTACAACAAGTCTTTTAACAAACGTAAGCTTTCAAGAGAATGTAGAAGAAGTCCAAAAGTGGTGTGAAATTGTTTATGGTAACAGGCACGCTTTAAATGTACAACTTGCCAAGGTTCTTGACGATCCTAAAAATGGGGAAAATATCCTATGGGAGCTTGCAGAAAATCCTGAAGGTTCTGCTAGACTTGCAGGTAGAACAGTCTTTGGCATAAAAAGCCCTGATCGCAGAACCGCTGAAGATGGCTTTAATCCCCTTTTCTCAGCTTTTGAGAAACATGTACATGTGACACAAAAGCTCCATAAACAGTTTACACGTGAGCAAGAAAGAGGTCAAGAACAAGAGAGAGCGGAAGGAACCCCAGAAAACAGACGTCGTCATCACCACCATCATCATCGCCATCATCACGCAAGAGGACAAAACCAAGACAGTCCAGAGCACAGCCCACAACGACAAAGACAGGCAGAAAACAAAGGAATGTCTTATGCCATGTAAGGGGAGCATAGAATAAAAACAGATCGTTTTTGTTTTTCATGTAATTTCTTTTTCATAAGTTCTCTTGGTGCAAATCGTTTTATCGTGATTGCACCAAGAATTGTTTTAGAATGTTACATAAAATATGTCCTAAAAATGTATTCTGTAATTTATTATAACTTATTGATAAGATTTCATAAAAAAACTGTATAAAAGACATAAACGTCCATTACATATCAACTTGAATAGCGCGAAATCTTTGGAGGTCATTCAGTTGGATATCTTCCTTTGTGTAAAAGTTATCAAAACTAAAAGTGGGGAATGCACCAAAGAGGTTTTCTAGAAATATTGAAAGGAAACATGTATGAAAAAACATCATCCACACCCAGAGCCCCTCTATGCACAAGTTAATAAACAAAACAGAGGAAACCAGCGCACCCAAAACCCAGAAGAGGACGTTCTATATGCATCTGTTAGCGAGGTCTCCCCTCTTTCAAGAGGGAGGCGTCCTGATCGGAAAAGTGGGGGGACTGAAACTGATTACACAGAGGTTGCTCCCCCAAAACGTGAAGAGGAAATTCTATACGCATCAGTGAGCACCTCCTCCCCTCTTTCAAGAGGTAGACACCATACTCAAAGGAATGAAGGTCCTGAAACAGACTATACAGAGGTCTCTCCGCACCAAAAAGGAAGATCATCTTCACCTTCTCTCACAACTGACCAAAAGAGTGTAATGCTTTTAAAAAATCCGCAGGTCCAAGCACGTGCAGAAGAGGTCATACATTGGAGTAAAATTGTTTATGGCGATGATACAATTTTCCAAAAACATTTGCAAAGCATACTTACAGATCCCAATAAAGGAAAAGAGCTTTCAGATCAACTTGCTGAAGATCCTGAATCTATACATAGGCTTGCTGGCCGCTCCGCACTTGGACTAAAAAGTCAAACACGCAGAGCAGCTGAAGACGGTTTTAAACCGCTTGTTGACGCCATTGATGATTATACAAAGACTGTAGAAGACGCAACAAAGAGGCTATCGCAAACCCCTCTAGCGGAACAAAAACGTCATCACCATCACCACCATCATCATCGTCATCACGAAAGGGGACTAAACCAAGAGAGTCCAGAACACAGCCCTCAACGACAAAGACATGGAGACAAAGGAATGGCTTATGCCATGTAAAGTGGCATAAACATAAAACAGATCATTTTTGTTTTTCATATAATCTTTTTTTATAGGTTTTCTTGGCGCAAATTGTTTATCGCGATTGCGCCAAGAATTGTTTTAGAATGTTACAAAAAGTGATCCTAAAATAGTCCTAAAGATGGACTCTATCATTGATGATAACTTATTGAT from Bartonella tribocorum CIP 105476 encodes:
- the virB11 gene encoding P-type DNA transfer ATPase VirB11; the encoded protein is MNPNLRTMNDEAVAIVLTKLEPISTFLRDEGLFEIVINRPYQVMTEGIDGWKTIEAPALSFNELMGIAKVVASYSKQNISDRNPILSATLPGNERIQIVIPPAVEKDTISMTIRKPSSQSFSLEELANKGLFSLCEQVSFTPLNDYHARFNELKIIEHNLANAYCNKDFVSFLNQAVKCQKNILIAGKTGSGKTTLSKALIAKIPQDERIITIEDTQELVIPHPNHVSMIYSKDGQGLASVGPKELLESSLRMRPDRILLQELRDGTAFYYIRNVNSGHPGSITTVHASTALAAFEQMTLLVKESEGGGDLERDDIRGLLISMIDIIIQCKRVEGKFKVTEIYYDPFKQRNIFGGD
- a CDS encoding antitoxin VbhA family protein encodes the protein MKTKTTENRENLLSMSAEELKQRRQTVDAAINTHAIEGIKLHSTTLKILEKYAKGNISLEEFNTLMDNARL
- a CDS encoding BID domain-containing T4SS effector, giving the protein MPKAKEKTKNIETSSPHHYVYPNTTTLKNKYGITNFDAFTAKYTHDTAKAIVNLREAPLPEKFDSSYLCSIHHQLFKNTFEWAGQPRNVPFTFLDESVTAMPEMKRAEWNNVFANDDEIEEGLQTLNKTLAEKNALRSLTREDFISEAVPLFVSLKNIRPFINGNEHTIHLFFEKLAQAAEHQLDFSLVTKERMLVASVAAIQNDNLEPMQHLFEDISNPQKIHLLKEFMSNMKELGRDINDRSVMVTKEGETYTGTYRGAGHDSLAFNVNGAYIIGDKEDLTPEQLKTLKPGDKFTFTASQTQELKNILIPKETLAPLSKTEKAEMIAKDACVHTARNQIQRLSKTVYDNAKTLDKKMVAIIKNPALGQQLAEQIERSPDSVAHLAGFSLCGLQNQARANAKNHLEMLCSAVANFAHAVKHAEKEITQEHATEQKRRATTVEMPSKSLQDLFTLPKELQQESLAKNLGLQKELSNLVKNINSRLSATEHKAVKNNDYETLAQSIGVSENKAKQITQTVKQAKEVHQQACTRTVNHSNVLAIAS
- the traG gene encoding Ti-type conjugative transfer system protein TraG encodes the protein MKYTKTQMVLILIPIALGTLTIFLVPHFLLLITNGLKSNQIYWTLRSEPLLILVLTAAISLLYSLSQKLHLRKTITFVSVVFFGTIALYYVGSEIKRLSPYVGQQGITWSYALQFMDPMVVFGIIIGTFFSLIQFITTSPPKNKVKRAKKEVFGGAAWMDLREAAKIFPADGQIVVGERYRVDQDNVCKIPFAPGNKTTWGKGGAVPLLTFNLDFGSTHMIFFAGSGGYKTTSTVIPTCLTYPGSIICLDPSTEVAPIVKFARQKMGNRNVIILDPNSLLTKSFNVIDWLLDDSVPRTQREANIVSFSKLLLTDKKSDNSSAEYFSTQAHNLLTALLAHVIFSDEYEDHERNLKTLRGILSQSETAIINQLRMIQETTPSPFIREMVGIFTEMAEQTFSGVYTTASKDTQWLSLSNYADLVCGDDFSSSDIANGNIDVFLNLPASILNSYPAIGRVIIGAFLNAMVTADGNYKKRVLFVLDEVDLLGYMNILEEARDRGRKYGTSLMLFYQSTGQLVNHFGESGARSWFESCSFVSYAAIKDLQTAKEISERCGQMTVEVTGVSKSRGLSLGKSSYNINYQQRALILPHEVIQEMRQDEQIILMQGQPPLRCGRAIYFRRKEMLAASAKNRFAPQKKN
- a CDS encoding BID domain-containing T4SS effector — encoded protein: MLEQNYLYKGTTTLKNKYGIKDPNKLYERCNHDVVKEAVNFRHEPPPQNFDAAYLSLIHWSLFHKTFEWAGHTRDTSFTFEDGTTARMPAMRPKGYEAPFAIGPQIKKELKQLEKTLNQKNNLKGLSHQEFAENAADVFMALEHAHPFRKGNGRANRMFMEKLGQAAGHTVDFSFITKGRMTTACIEAMQYGNSQPMKDLFEDITHPQKSVILKEFISQMREAGLNEINNRVVVAAKEGIPYEGIFRGTSAEGFVMEIEGAFVVGHKDDLSPEQIKTLRNGDHLCFQKTNVQNVKETLIPKETLSPLTHEALFAKISNDAYVEACRKEIEHLSKTVYGKMQALKTKLDIVTAAPNLGNQFADEILENPQSISKFAGRKILGMKSSNRKYAEQTVPQLCQALKNYGTITQQAKDTILEQHQREQNRLSHSVEKPKKNLQNLFSLSEEQQREALLHSPALQQELHTFSRQLKNRLSSEEHKAIHEKDHTRLACLLGTSESKAKEIAHTVKNTKEAQCQARSLKVSRSSSLALTG
- a CDS encoding BID domain-containing T4SS effector, producing MKKSHPQPDSQNPETQNPEALYAKVNKPRKRGGPRILSPEEIQANTRRHPPSDYDTPPSQQQTENIYAPQNPSLETAYAPQRPLGNPYDRPGGTPSNGRRASRLADPYAVVNLATGETESEQRINPLYDSPSGSNQDLRPPQRPEHLYAELDFSENGGGSTHKPIEALYAKVNKPHRRGGPRIPSPEEIQSRDAREPNRGQPPRGYDTPPSQQQAESIYAPQDPLQETAYAPQRPLGNPYDRLGGTPSNGRRAKKLAAPYAVVNLATGETESEQRINPLYDSPSGSSQDLRPPASEPEEHLYAEPNFGLNGRSPQKTVESVYAKLGMGAEGGQESQQRTNPIYEGVGRATTPPPRSPKDQLTTSLLTNVSFQENVEEVQKWCEIVYGNRHALNVQLAKVLDDPKNGENILWELAENPEGSARLAGRTVFGIKSPDRRTAEDGFNPLFSAFEKHVHVTQKLHKQFTREQERGQEQERAEGTPENRRRHHHHHHRHHHARGQNQDSPEHSPQRQRQAENKGMSYAM
- a CDS encoding BID domain-containing T4SS effector; translated protein: MKKHHPHPEPLYAQVNKQNRGNQRTQNPEEDVLYASVSEVSPLSRGRRPDRKSGGTETDYTEVAPPKREEEILYASVSTSSPLSRGRHHTQRNEGPETDYTEVSPHQKGRSSSPSLTTDQKSVMLLKNPQVQARAEEVIHWSKIVYGDDTIFQKHLQSILTDPNKGKELSDQLAEDPESIHRLAGRSALGLKSQTRRAAEDGFKPLVDAIDDYTKTVEDATKRLSQTPLAEQKRHHHHHHHHRHHERGLNQESPEHSPQRQRHGDKGMAYAM